A stretch of Sporichthya brevicatena DNA encodes these proteins:
- a CDS encoding TNT domain-containing protein, which translates to MINRDVQPDVVHTYYVLAGNNPVLVHNTSCPVGAAKTVGSEVETWYPTGNGFLGQTEEVFLQPGQVIDRYGGSGLSKFFSPQGVPPEMRALPPGTASQALRTFEVLKPFPVQAGQVAPGFGQLGLGTQYMAPVRLDLLLRRGVLREIR; encoded by the coding sequence GTGATCAATCGCGACGTGCAACCGGACGTAGTTCACACCTACTACGTACTCGCCGGCAACAACCCCGTGCTGGTGCACAACACGAGCTGTCCGGTAGGCGCGGCGAAAACCGTGGGCAGCGAGGTTGAAACCTGGTACCCGACTGGGAATGGGTTCTTGGGTCAAACCGAGGAAGTCTTCCTCCAACCGGGGCAGGTGATCGACCGATACGGGGGGAGTGGCCTGTCGAAGTTCTTCTCTCCGCAAGGCGTTCCCCCGGAGATGCGCGCGCTCCCGCCCGGCACCGCGAGCCAGGCGCTGCGCACATTCGAAGTGCTGAAGCCGTTCCCCGTTCAGGCCGGGCAGGTCGCTCCCGGATTCGGACAGCTAGGGCTCGGCACCCAGTACATGGCGCCGGTACGTCTGGATCTCCTGCTGCGTCGTGGCGTTCTTCGGGAGATCAGGTGA